From Actinomycetota bacterium, the proteins below share one genomic window:
- a CDS encoding type I restriction enzyme HsdR N-terminal domain-containing protein, whose amino-acid sequence MAVYQDKARERVAKGIRRFKIVAQKARANGAKESDTRMIVSSMVSDALGWDAFDNLTGEYRIKGSFADFVIRKDGKHFVIIEVKAVSSRLNDNHLYQAVSYAASEGVEWVILTNGAEWQLYRVLFNKPVEHELVFEVSLLDEDQKPKDKVDYLYLLTPEAQRKDELEMFYQRKRALAASNIAKLILTESVLTKLRAEIKSDSGNRVALDELAEMLVACVIRPDAQGDHVDKQLKRVQRAAKVPHKLAAEAKHKQEIRRLGGIA is encoded by the coding sequence ATGGCGGTTTACCAGGACAAGGCGCGCGAGCGCGTCGCGAAGGGGATTCGTAGGTTCAAGATTGTCGCGCAGAAAGCTCGGGCGAACGGTGCCAAGGAGAGCGACACCCGCATGATTGTCTCTTCGATGGTGAGCGACGCTCTCGGCTGGGACGCCTTCGACAACCTCACTGGTGAGTACCGCATCAAGGGCAGTTTCGCCGACTTCGTTATCCGGAAGGATGGCAAGCATTTCGTCATCATTGAAGTGAAGGCGGTTTCCTCGCGTCTCAACGACAACCATCTCTACCAAGCGGTTTCCTACGCCGCCAGCGAGGGCGTCGAATGGGTCATCCTCACCAACGGCGCTGAGTGGCAGCTGTATCGCGTCCTCTTCAACAAGCCGGTCGAGCATGAGCTGGTCTTCGAGGTCAGCCTCCTCGATGAGGACCAGAAGCCCAAGGACAAGGTGGACTACTTGTACTTGCTCACCCCGGAGGCGCAGCGTAAGGACGAACTCGAGATGTTCTATCAGCGCAAGCGTGCGCTGGCGGCCAGCAACATCGCCAAGCTCATTCTCACGGAGTCGGTGCTCACCAAGTTGCGCGCAGAGATCAAGTCGGACTCGGGCAACCGCGTCGCGTTGGATGAGCTCGCGGAGATGCTCGTTGCCTGCGTGATCCGCCCCGATGCGCAGGGTGACCATGTAGACAAGCAGCTGAAGCGGGTTCAGCGTGCGGCAAAGGTGCCACACAAGTTGGCCGCCGAAGCCAAGCACAAGCAGGAGATACGGCGCCTGGGCGGCATCGCGTAG